A genomic region of Fusarium falciforme chromosome 4, complete sequence contains the following coding sequences:
- a CDS encoding AB hydrolase-1 domain-containing protein, translated as MFKSLAFFALFAAASARKCTNITVPVSLKAENAVFDLDKPLTKVDVTDFILNLSRQGDNFVEGITKGTTVITGYYKLAATYCQPDNGPGDEIQIMTHGIGFDRSYWDMSYNAYNYSYVAKAVDQHKYSTLTWDRLGIGASSKGDPIDEIQVFLEIAALKELTRKARNGLLPGINAKYSKAVHIGHSFGSVISLALANSAPELTDAIVLTGFAQTATYLSLFAVSNNFIPVKESPNAFNYPAGYVATASTVSVHMNFFAEGNFDPQMLKLAYKTAQPTTPGELLTLAGPMLEENSYTGPVFVVTGDRDVPFCGGNCMATGGVDSELASLLDTSKKYFPQASRLNTTVIPGTGHGMNLEYTCGQTYDAILDFLSE; from the exons ATGTTCAAGTCTCTCGCTTTCTTTGCTCTCTTTGCTGCCGCTTCGGCGCGCAAGTGCACCAACATCACGGTTCCTGTGTCGTTGAAGGCTGAGAATGCCGTCTTTGACTTGGACAAGCCGTTGACCAAGGTGGATGTTACCGACTTTATTCTCAACTTGTCTCGGCAGGGAGATAACTTTGTTGAAGGGATTACCAAGGGC ACTACTGTCATTACCGGCTACTACAAGCTTGCTGCCACCTACTGCCAGCCTGACAACGGCCCTGGCGATGAGATCCAGATCATGACCCACGGCATCGGATTCGATCGAAGCTACTGGGACATGTCCTACAACGCGTACAACTACAGTTACGTTGCCAAGGCGGTCGATCAGCACAAGTACTCGACTCTGACCTGGGATCGACTTGGCATTGGCGCTTCTTCCAAGGGCGACCCCATCGATGAGATCCAGGTCTTTCTCGAGATTGCTGCCCTCAAGGAGCTTACTCGAAAGGCTAGAAATGGACTGCTTCCCGGTATCAACGCCAAGTACTCCAAGGCTGTTCACATTGGTCACTCTTTTGGCTCTGTCATTTCTCTCGCTCTCGCCAACTCGGCTCCTGAGCTCACCGACGCCATTGTCCTTACTGGCTTTGCCCAGACAGCCACCTACCTATCTCTTTTTGCTGTCAGCAACAACTTCATCCCCGTCAAAGAGTCGCCGAATGCCTTCAACTATCCCGCCGGCTACGTCGCCACGGCCTCGACCGTTAGCGTTCACATGAACTTTTTCGCCGAGGGCAATTTCGACCCTCAAATGCTCAAGCTGGCGTACAAGACTGCTCAGCCGACTACGCCTGGCGAGCTGCTGACCCTTGCCGGACCCATGCTGGAGGAGAACTCGTACACTGGTCCCGTGTTTGTGGTTACTGGCG ATCGCGACGTTCCTTTCTGTGGCGGAAACTGCATGGCTACTGGTGGCGTTGACTCGGAGCTCGCTTCGCTTCTTGACACGTCTAAGAAGTACTTTCCTCAAGCTTCGCGGTTGAACACGACTGTCATTCCTGGTACTGGCCACGGCATGAACCTCGAGTACACATGTGGACAGACCTACGACGCTATTCTCGACTTTCTCTCTGAATGA
- a CDS encoding PKS-ER domain-containing protein, with amino-acid sequence MTVTQEPLHKAAVVVRSDSSFRFEVRSVPIPQPKPWEILVKLSATGVCGTDMGLAAGHLGPSCDILGHEGVGRVVRIGDGVDPSIVKTGDRVGIAWVRDVCGRCSCCREPGGETRCRELQNSGRNWDGTFAEHCVVPSRYVLVLPEDPALPDELIAPVLCGGVTAYKAVKTCGATPGEWVAVVGAAGGVGGLAVQYAKAMGYQVAAVDVGPSQEACLKAGADAYFDATDPNIVSALKKVTPDEVGAKAVVVTANSGKAYQTALDLVAVFGTLVCVGIPPPDQPLTLHPITVMDRGIRIIGTLVGTRTDTLEALEFVRRGVVKPVVNTVGFDQLNDVTSKFGNITGKFVAQF; translated from the exons ATGACTGTAACTCAAGAGCCTCTCCACAAGGCTGCGGTCGTGGTC CGTTCAGACTCCAGCTTCCGCTTTGAAGTCCGCTCAGTACCAATCCCGCAACCCAAGCCATGGGAAATCCTCGTCAAACTATCCGCCACAGGCGTTTGCGGCACCGACATGGGCCTTGCAGCTGGTCATCTTGGTCCATCCTGTGACATCCTCGGCCACGAGGGCGTGGGCCGCGTTGTACGAATCGGTGATGGGGTTGATCCCAGTATCGTCAAGACGGGCGACCGTGTTGGAATTGCTTGGGTTCGTGATGTCTGTGGACGATGCTCTTGTTGTCGTGAACCTGGTGGCGAGACGAGATGTCGCGAGCTTCAGAATTCGGGGCGGAATTGGGACGGGACTTTTGCTGAGCATTGTGTCGTGCCGAGCCGGTATGTGTTGGTTCTTCCGGAGGATCCTGCTCTGCCGGATGAACTCATCGCTCCAGTGCTATGTGGTGGTGTCACGGCATACAAGGCAGTCAAGACGTGTGGAGCTACTCCAGGAGAGTGGGTAGCCGTTGTAGGAGCAGCTGGAGGCGTTGGAGGCCTTGCCGTGCAGTATGCAAAGGCAATGGGATATCAAGTTGCTGCTGTCGATGTCGGACCTTCTCAGGAAGCTTGTCTCAAAGCAGGAGCCGATGCGTACTTTGACGCTACAGATCCAAATATTGTGTCTGCCCTGAAAAAGGTGACTCCTGACGAGGTGGGAGCAAAGGCAGTTGTCGTCACTGCAAATTCCGGCAAGGCATATCAGACTGCGTTGGATCTGGTTGCTGTCTTTGGCACGTTGGTTTGCGTTGGGATACCACCTCCAGACCAGCCCTTGACTCTACACCCCATCACAGTTATGGATCGAGGAATCAGAATTATTGGGACTTTGGTCGGTACACGGACTGACACGCTCGAGGCTCTTGAGTTTGTCCGGAGAGGAGTTGTGAAGCCAGTGGTGAACACAGTGGGTTTTGATCAACTGAATGATGTGACGAGCAAGTTTGGCAAT ATAACCGGGAAGTTTGTTGCTCAGTTCTAG
- a CDS encoding MaoC-like domain-containing protein: protein MSTSDRPVKNASGRYDNVDFSKAAGFEYPPMKCSYNRRDVLLFANAIGVKQAERHFLFELHPKFAAFPTFPINLAFKQTSQDVIDFIASMSSTNVPGVPPFDAQKSVDGERGIEILKPLPVSSDGLDLEVRNKVIGVYDKGGAMILDAEQQLVDTKTGTVYVKMTSMAFGMGQGGYGGPRGPSKPTPKIPNRAPDAVSTFQTTPEVALLYRLCGDYNPLHADEAFGKRAGFKGTILHGLGTWNITAVQVLRELGGSDPTRFKKFGARFKSAVYPGDELETRMWIVGSSDGADDVLFETIVKGDGRVALSNGYARIAHEGSKL, encoded by the exons ATGAGTACGAGCGACAGACCTGTAAAGAACGCCTCGGGGCGATACGACAATGTCGACTTTAGCAAGGCTGCTGGCTTTGAGTATCCTCCGATGAAGTGCTCTTACAACCGTCGCGATGTGCTACTATTT GCCAATGCCATTGGCGTCAAACAAGCTGAGCGACACTTCTTGTTTGAGCTCCACCCCAAGTTTGCTGCTTTTCCCACTTTCCCCATCAATCTCGCTTTCAAGCAGACTTCTCAAGATGTCATCGACTTCATCGCCAGTATGAGTTCAACAAACGTGCCTGGAGTCCCGCCATTTGATGCTCAGAAGTCGGTGGATGGGGAGAGGGGCATTGAGATTCTCAAGCCTTTGCCTGTTAGCTCTGATGGACTTGATTTGGAGGTTCGGAATAAGGTCATTGGTGTTTACGATAAGG GCGGGGCCATGATCCTCGACGCTGAACAGCAGCTCGTAGATACCAAGACTGGCACTGTCTACGTCAAGATGACCTCGATGGCATTTGGAATGGGCCAAGGCGGCTACGGAGGTCCTCGTGGTCCCTCCAAACCAACCCCAAAGATCCCCAATCGCGCACCCGATGCTGTTTCCACCTTCCAGACAACACCCGAGGTCGCACTTCTCTATCGCCTATGCGGCGACTACAACCCCCTCCACGCCGACGAAGCCTTTGGTAAGCGCGCTGGCTTCAAGGGAACCATTCTCCACGGCTTGGGGACGTGGAACATTACCGCTGTGCAAGTGCTGAGGGAGCTTGGTGGCTCTGATCCTACTAGGTTCAAGAAGTTTGGCGCTAGGTTCAAGAGCGCTGTGTATCCTGGAGATGAGCTTGAGACGAGGATGTGGATTGTTGGGTCTAGTGATGGGGCGGATGATGTCTTGTTTGAGACTATTGTGAAGGGGGATGGACGTGTGGCTTTGTCGAACGGTTATGCGCGGATCGCTCACGAGGGGAGCAAGCTGTAG
- a CDS encoding Vanillyl-alcohol oxidase, with translation MHNPQCNTMSAYQTSTCIKLPEYFPTQFRGQSIDSAPGIDAAVFHKFIAAAREVTGPENVTIISTKEQLSKDQYLDQSKAHDMFHITGKSYFVSSAVITPRDVAEVQAIVKLCNEYEIPLWPFSIGRNVGYGGAAPRVPGSIGLELGKHMNKVLKVDVDGAYALVEPGVTFTDLHEYLVANNLRDKLWVDVPDLGGGSVIGNTTERGVGYTPYGDHFMMHCGMEVVLPDGTLVRTGMGALPNPNADPNAPPHDQEPNSAWQLFNYGFGPYNDGIFTQSSLGIVVKMGVWLMPNPGGYQSYMITFPRDEDLHQAIEIIRPLRTSMVLQNVPTVRSILMDAAVMGTRASYTSSEHPLTDKELDEIAKKLNLGRWNFYGALYGPEPIRKVMWQIVKEAFSVIPGAKFYFPEDMPNNLVLQTRDLTLQGIPTTTELEWVKWLPNGAHLFFSPISKVTGDDAVAQYELSKKRCEEAGFDFIGDFCIGMREMHHIVCLVFDREDPDSCRRAHWLISQLIDDAAKRGWGEYRTHLALMDQIAQTYNFNNNAQMHLNTTIKNALDPKGILAPGKNGIWPKGYDAGKFAVRPGTLARGPNL, from the exons ATGCACAACCCTCAATGCAACACCATGTCAGCTTACCAGACATCGACTTGCATAAAACTACCCGAATACTTCCCCACC CAATTCCGAGGCCAATCCATTGACTCTGCCCCTGGCATAGACGCCGCTGTCTTTCACAAGTTCATTGCGGCTGCCAGGGAGGTCACCGGCCCAGAAAATGttaccatcatctccacGAAGGAACAGCTAAGCAAGGACCAGTATCTTGACCAGAGCAAAGCCCACGACATGTTTCACATCACCGGCAAATCCTACTTCGTGTCTTCAGCCGTCATCACTCCTCGAGACGTCGCCGAAGTTCAGGCAATCGTCAAGCTGTGCAATGAATACGAAATTCCCCTTTGGCCTTTCTCCATTGGCCGAAATGTTGGCTATGGCGGTGCTGCTCCCCGAGTTCCTGGATCcatcggccttgagctcggcaAGCACATGAACAAGGTCCTCAAAGTCGACGTCGATGGGGCGTACGCTCTGGTGGAGCCTGGTGTGACGTTCACAGATCTTCACGAATACTTGGTCGCCAACAACTTGAGGGACAAGCTTTGGGTTGATGTTCCTGACCTTGGTGGAGGATCTGTCATTGGAAACACGACTGAGCGAGGAGTTGGTTACACGCCATACG GCGACCATTTCATGATGCACTGTGGCATGGAAG TTGTACTGCCTGATGGAACTCTTGTCCGAACAGGAATGGGTGCGCTTCCAAACCCCAATGCTGACCCCAACGCGCCTCCACATGACCAAGAGCCCAACTCGGCCTGGCAACTCTTCAACTACGGCTTTGGACCGTACAATGACGGCATCTTTACTCAATCTTCCCTTGGTATCGTGGTCAAGATGGGTGTTTGGCTCATGCCGAACCCGGGCGGTTACCAATCGTACATGATCACCTTTCCCCGAGATGAGGATCTCCATCAAGCCATTGAGATTATCAGGCCTCTCAGGACATCCATGGTGCTCCAGAATGTCCCCACTGTGAGGAGCATCCTCATGGATGCAGCTGTCATG GGCACTCGTGCGTCGTATACATCCTCTGAACATCCCCTTACCGACAAGGAACTTGACGAGattgccaagaagctcaacctcGGACGCTGGAACTTCTACGGTGCCCTCTATGGACCCGAACCTATTAGGAAGGTCATGTGGCAAATCGTCAAGGAGGCCTTCTCGGTTATTCCTGGAGCCAAGTTCTACTTCCCCGAGGACATGCCAAACAACCTCGTTCTACAGACTCGTGATCTCACGCTACAGGGAATTCCCACGACAACTGAGCTGGAGTGGGT GAAATGGCTCCCCAACGGTGCccacctcttcttctcccctaTCTCCAAAGTCACAGGCGACGACGCAGTAGCCCAATACGAACTCTCCAAAAAGCGCTGCGAAGAAGCAGGCTTTGACTTTATCGGCGACTTTTGCATCGGCATGCGGGAGATGCACCACATCGTCTGCCTAGTCTTTGACCGTGAAGACCCAGATTCGTGCCGTAGAGCCCATTGGCTAATCAGCCAGCTGATTGACGATGCGGCAAAGAGGGGATGGGGAGAGTATAGGACGCATTTGGCGTTGATGGATCAGATTGCGCAGACGTACAATTTCAACAATAATGCGCAGATGCATCTCAACACTACCATCAAGAATGCCTTGGACCCCAAAGGTATCCTGGCGCCGGGGAAAAATGGGATCTGGCCCAAGGGATACGATGCTGGGAAGTTTGCAGTCCGACCGGGAACATTGGCTCGAGGACCGAATCTGTAG
- a CDS encoding Putative Xaa-Pro aminopeptidase has product MAAVIRNESMAGLLSASHLFRRVSFLYQVRSISTLSLRVTRERPVAYSTSAKLSFSGYLGVSRASLSQQPRFTSFRAISTASPLRPGQSSNMVAEDFEAVLKAKYPSKSHAKRVVDLIREKIPDANGILYLESRMTKLLEDNDEPEPFRQRRFFYYLTGCNLPDCYYIYDIQSSKSILFIPPIDPDSVIWSGLPLSIDEALQKYDVDEVKLTSELNATLAHLGRANPQSTAYAIANQVSDHVTFLEFEKKNFDALKDAIEVSRVVKDEFEVAMIRKANHVSDIAHRAVLEKAKTAVNEREFEAAFLERCVANGAKEMAYHPIAASGRAAATLHYVTNEAPLEGKLNLLMDAGAEWNNYAADITRTFPLSGKFSKESREIYEIVLKMQNDCIAVLKEGVLWDDVHLLAHKIAIDGLLSIGVLKGDKDEILKARTSAAFLPHGLGHYLGMDTHDTGGNANYEDKDKLFRYLRVRGNLPSGSVITVEPGIYFCNFIIAPYLEDPAHSKFIDSAVLDKYWDVGGVRIEDNILITKDGYENLTITPKEVDEIETLVSN; this is encoded by the exons ATGGCTGCTGTCATCAGGAACGAGTCCATGGCGGGGTTGCTCTCCGCATCGCATCTTTTTCGTcgtgtttcttttctttatcaAGTCAGGTCAATCTCGACGTTGAGTTTGAGAGTAACACGAGAGAGGCCTGTTGCGTACTCGACTTCTGCCAAGTTATCTTTTTCCGGATATCTCGGTGTTTCGCGAGCTTCGCTATCGCAACAACCCCGCTTCACAAGCTTCAGAGCAATCTCGACTGCTTCACCACTACGTCCTGGGCAATCCTCCAACATGGTCGCCGAAGATTTCGAGGCCGTGCTCAAGGCCAAATACCCGAGCAAGTCGCACGCCAAGCGCGTGGTCGACCTCATCCGCGAAAAAATCCCCGATGCGAACGGAATCCTCTACCTTGAGTCTCGCATGaccaagctcctcgaggacaACGACGAGCCCGAACCCTTCCG TCAGCGCCGATTCTTCTATTACCTGACTGGTTGCAACCTCCCCGACTGCTACTACATCTACGATATCCAATCCTCCAAGTCGATCCTCTTTATTCCTCCCATCGATCCCGATAGCGTAATCTGGTCTGGTCTTCCGCTCAGCATCGACGAGGCCCTCCAAAAATATGAtgtcgacgaggtcaagCTCACCTCTGAGCTGAACGCTACTCTGGCGCACCTCGGGCGAGCCAACCCCCAATCGACAGCCTACGCGATCGCGAACCAGGTCTCGGACCACGTCACATTCCTCGAGTTTGAGAAGAAGAACTTTGATGCTCTGAAGGACGCCATTGAGGTTTCTCGTGTTGTCAAGGACGAGTTTGAGGTTGCCATGATCCGCAAGGCCAACCACGTGTCGGACATTGCCCACCGAGCTGTTctggaaaaggccaagacggcCGTCAACGAGAGAGAGTTTGAGGCTGCTTTCTTGGAGAGATGTGTGGCTAATGGAGCCAAGGAGATGGCCTATCATCCCATTGCAGCTAGTGGAAGGGCTGCCGCGACTCTGCACTATGTGACTAACGAGGCACCCCTCGAGGGAAAGCTGAACTTGTTGATGGACGCTGGTGCTGAGTGGAACAACTATGCTGCTGATATC ACCCGAACCTTTCCCCTGTCGGGCAAGTTTTCCAAGGAGTCTCGTGAGATCTACGAGATTGTTCTCAAGATGCAGAATGATTGCATAGCAGTGCTCAAGGAGGGTGTTTTGTGGGATGACGTGCACCTGCTTGCCCACAAGATTGCCATTGATGGTCTCCTTTCCATCGGTGTTCTGAAGGGCGACAAGGATGAGATCCTCAAGGCCCGTACCAGCGCTGCCTTCCTGCCTCATGGTCTGGGCCATTATCTCGGCATGGATACTCATGACACCGGCGGTAACGCCAATTACGAGGATAAGGACAAGCTCTTCCGATACCTGCGCGTGCGAGGCAACCTTCCCAGCGGCAGTGTGATTACCGTTGAGCCCGGA ATTTACTTCTGCAACTTCATCATCGCCCCGTATCTGGAGGATCCTGCGCACAGCAAGTTTATCGATTCGGCCGTGCTTGATAAGTACTGGGATGTCGGTGGAGTCCG TATTGAGGACAACATTCTTATTACCAAGGATGGATACGAGAACTTGACGATTACGCCaaaggaggttgatgagataGAGACTCTGGTCTCGAACTGA
- a CDS encoding Riboflavin kinase, with the protein MQSTLKDAASTKVIDPNRQRYVTVQFLATTRLILLGDPSARPGGLPAFDVILQRQNGRESSVTFYFPSATDMDNWSDPSIRRKPAPAPPPYSAYDTGSLAPPGPPPRPLRPVRSATNLTGAHAPQQSGLADPRGNLPVDFVVDELPRPASSLGPRPTNEIRRIKSSSALSTITTDSKPKDQSKWKAALGEAQYFAGGLISHPAESTKHFTIIRHSHALVWYRGPATSVPITILSDEPLPQGRTVWLQQKGFSGNMGMTLKALVGTNGSWIDVTPASKAGVEDLAEAEERGIQRDFKRFVKKASGRLKKHIPRETHVIRIPAAATDGYFRLVLCAGEGGKKVLCGSPVFRIASTSTDASVVRGSSLSTMPLEMGIKVASTIGQQVAKKYTGVAGAVVEAGSKRFAPNAAIKKAAHAAYHTSGIGNAVNESWRNGKAGRYDPMVGGAALTGPLSIIGSDEGPEAPFPFKLAGKVVRGTGLSTRELGIPTANLTEVPDEVKMRMGGVFAAWARLVPPNKGMEDIDDDWYAAIVTIAPLRNGPPGVVQRNKVSVHFIHDFEDITFFEIRVKVMLMGFLHPWIPGQQDGEIVEEHGRDVMTTMASLARETWGPEIAASSIRALRSERSFGDRLNEATSRVQHQMDRIPTHWVGVRSEAGAMRDQVYGNGGMWIQR; encoded by the exons ATGCAATCAACCCTCAAGGATGCGGCGTCAACTAAAGTCATCGATCCCAATAGGCAGCGATACGT CACTGTGCAATTTCTCGCCACAACGCGTCTGATTCTGTTGGGAGATCCTTCCGCTCGCCCAGGCGGCCTCCCTGCGTTTGATGTCATTCTTCAGCGTCAAAATGGGCGCGAATCATCTGTGACATTTTATTTTCCATCAGCTACGGATATGGACAACTGGTCCGACCCGTCAATCCGCCGGAAACCGGCGCCGGCGCCCCCTCCGTACAGTGCTTACGACACCGGAAGCTTAGCTCCTCCGGGACCTCCGCCGCGGCCTCTACGGCCCGTTCGGTCGGCTACCAACCTCACGGGGGCTCACGCTCCTCAGCAGTCTGGCCTCGCAGATCCCAGGGGCAATTTACCCGTTGATTTCGTGGTTGATGAGCTTCCCAGGCCTGCGTCGTCTTTGGGTCCTCGTCCCACCAACGAGATTAGGAGGATCAAGAGCTCTTCTGCACTTTCGACAATTACCACAGACTCGAAACCGAAGGATCAGTCGAAATGGAAGGCTGCTCTTGGAGAGGCGCAGTATTTTGCTGGAGGACTTATTAGCCACCCAGCTGAATCTACCAAACACTTTACCATCATTCGACACTCTCACGCCCTTGTATGGTATCGCGGGCCTGCGACATCAGTGCCCATCACTATCCTCTCGGATGAGCCGCTTCCTCAAGGCAGGACGGTGTGGCTGCAGCAAAAGGGGTTCTCTGGAAACATGGGCATGACCCTCAAGGCTCTGGTGGGCACCAACGGGAGCTGGATCGATGTTACGCCTGCCTCCAAGGCTGGTGTTGAGGACCTGGCTGAAGCTGAGGAGCGAGGTATTCAGAGGGACTTTAAGCGGTTCGTCAAGAAGGCTTCGGGTCGCTTGAAGAAGCACATTCCCAGGGAGACTCATGTCATTCGAATACCTGCAGCCGCCACGGATGGATATTTTCGACTGGTTCTCTGCGCTGGGGAGGGTGGGAAGAAGGTTCTCTGCGGGAGCCCGGTCTTCAGAATAGCCAGCACATCCACCGATGCTAGCGTTGTCCGAGGCTCAAGTTTGAGCACGATGCCGTTGGAGATGGGTATCAAGGTCGCGAGTACCATCGGACAGCAGGTAGCCAAGAAGTACACGGGCGTCGCGGGAGCGGTCGTCGAGGCTGGGTCCAAGAGATTTGCGCCCAATGCAGCCATCAAAAAGGCCGCACATGCTGCATATCACACTTCTGGCATTGGCAACGCTGTTAATGAGAGTTGGAGGAATGGGAAAGCTGGGCGATACGATCCCATGGTTGGAGGCGCGGCACTTACCGGTCCTTTGTCCATCATTGGCAGCGATGAGGGCCCTGAAGCGCCCTTTCCGTTCAAGCTTGCGGGCAAGGTGGTTCGCGGTACTGGACTGTCGACTAGGGAACTTGGGATACCGACGGCGAATCTCACCGAGGTGCCTGATGAGGTCAAGATGCGTATGGGAGGCGTGTTCGCGGCGTGGGCACGTCTTGTGCCGCCCAACAAAGGCATGGAAGATATCGATGACGACTGGTACGCGGCTATTGTGACGATAGCCCCTCTAAGGAACGGGCCTCCTGGAGTCGTGCAGCGGAACAAGGTCTCAGTCCACTTCATCCATGACTTTGAAGACATCACCTTTTTCGAAATCAGAGTCAAGGTGATGCTAATGGGCTTCCTGCACCCATGGATTCCAGGCCAACAAGACGGGGAAATAGTCGAAGAGCACGGACGAGATGTCATGACGACCATGGCGAGTCTCGCAAGAGAGACGTGGGGACCCGAGATTGCGGCGTCGAGTATCCGGGCGTTGAGGAGCGAGAGGAGTTTTGGTGATAGGTTGAATGAGGCGACGAGTAGGGTTCAGCATCAGATGGATCGGATCCCGACGCATTGGGTTGGGGTTAGGTCTGAGGCTGGGGCCATGAGGGATCAAGTTTACGGGAATGGAGGGATGTGGATTCAGAGGTGA